In Thermothelomyces thermophilus ATCC 42464 chromosome 2, complete sequence, a single window of DNA contains:
- a CDS encoding uncharacterized protein (Contains conserved domains NDT80_PhoG[pfam05224] NDT80 / PhoG like DNA-binding family and PAT1[pfam09770], necessary for accurate chromosome transmission), which produces MAELRAESQHGGMWSNYGNPVQMTGRFNPQDPSVSVAPPASSHLVRPRSHTMDYPQYQPGRPGQEEGEPYDRYPHPSLNIPSINTLKRPYSQVDQAPYTEMVQDLREDYKPPNHDQKLLSFKKVGDKHTIVDAKGRIHEIEIEAQLHGMFFLSEFPSTTGDGNVLNAELTCYRRNLFQISGSICFPQIPLSVLLESGETSQIKNMEVSISAIESVDGHPVRLIVIPWKTPPPNSPETSQAPDQEPPTLPLIPPSEDEEESGGDHYAIYPIGWRRLQFRIATANNGRRKELQQHFVLHLKLHGTLANGQKLVLSELTTAPIVVRGRSPRNFQARKEIPLLGSSAGSRGQTLVETGHGIVAQAVILNKPPYDSRPRLSSLDVPRSAFTFTAPKQMPQSPMQMRSNSYPTAWNPPPQVSMPHTPGSASYTTSTMPPDPYPKMPLSGAPAFTAEPQEMPMQPSSMGPSVQLPLSASHDPHQHQHQPQHHPHPHAHAHAHAHAQQQQPTQPPIRTQFATYTSAPPNHLSLSSTTGGGSTTSPDNSLAVPRHIGDANPRPSKSPRHASHQSVTSSISNETASGEYRYGPPPPQPQAAPASGYPAPPPETSPQSHHPALPPPPQGTAGGYGAPAADNGAGGANPAAAAAAAAAAARDYIPASQGWAAAATAPGAAGSGDPANPGGDRPYGYPATAGGSAGGPPHAVKTDGHPHAGAAAAAAAVGQAGAAQAGYGYTWNAA; this is translated from the exons ATGGCAGAGCTGAGGGCTGAGTCGCAACATGGCGGCATGTGGTCCAACTACGGAAATCCGGTGCAGATGACCGGCCGGTTTAACCCCCAGGACCCGTCAGTGTCGGTTGCGCCGCCAGCGTCATCACATCTTGTGCGTCCCAGGAGCCATACGATGGACTATCCGCAGTACCAGCCGGGCCGGCCGGGAcaggaggagggcgagcCGTACGATCGATACCCGCACCCGTCGTTGAACATCCCCAGCATCAATACGCTGAAGCGGCCCTACTCGCAGGTGGATCAGGCTCCCTATACCGAGATGGTGCAGGACCTGCGGGAGGACTACAAGCCGCCGAACCATGACCAGAAGCTCCTGTCTTTCAAGAAGGTTGGAGACAAGCATACCATCGTGGATGCCAAGGGCAGGATCCACGAGATCGAGATCGAAGCGCAGCTGCACGGCATGTTCTTTCTCTCCGAGTTCCCATCGACGACGGGCGACGGCAACGTGCTCAATGCCGAGCTGACGTGCTACCGGCGCAACCTGTTCCAGATCAGCGGCAGCATCTGCTTCCCGCAGATCCCCCTCTCGGTGCTGCTGGAGTCGGGCGAGACGAGCCAGATCAAGAACATGGAGGTCAGCATCTCGGCCATCGAATCCGTGGACGGCCACCCGGTGCGCCTCATTGTGATTCCGTGGaagacgccgccgccaaacTCGCCCGAGACGAGCCAGGCGCCCGATCAAGAGCCTCCCACGTTGCCCCTGATCCCCCCATCCGAGGATGAGGAAGAGAGCGGGGGCGACCACTACGCCATCTATCCGATCGGGTGGAGGAGGTTGCAGTTCAGGAT AGCGACGGCGAATAACGGACGGAGAAAGGAGCTCCAGCAACACTTTGTCCTTCACCTCAAGCTCCACGGCACTCTGGCGAACGGGCAGAAACTGGTCCTCTCGGAGCTGACGACGGCACCCATCGTGGTGCGGGGGAGGAGCCCGAGGAACTTCCAGGCGAGAAAGGAGATCCCGCTCTTGGGATCGAGCGCGGGCTCGCGGGGGCAGACGCTGGTTGAGACGGGCCACGGTATTGTAGCGCAGGCCGTCATCCTGAACAAGCCCCCATACGATTCGCGGCCGCGCCTGTCGAGTCTCGATGTACCCCGGTCGGCCTTCACGTTTACCGCACCGAAGCAAATGCCCCAGAGCCCGATGCAAATGCGATCCAA CTCCTACCCAACGGCCTGGAATCCTCCGCCACAAGTCTCGATGCCGCACACGCCCGGGTCAGCCAGCTACACGACGTCCACCATGCCTCCGGACCCCTACCCCAAGATGCCCCTATCGGGGGCTCCCGCTTTCACGGCCGAGCCGCAAGAGATGCCGATGCAACCAAGCTCGATGGGCCCGTCGGTCCAACTGCCGCTCTCGGCATCCCACGACccgcaccagcaccagcaccagcctCAACACCACCCACACCCTCACGCCCACGCCCACGCCCACGCCCACgcccagcaacaacagccgACCCAGCCGCCGATCCGCACGCAATTTGCAACCTACACGTCGGCTCCTCCGAACCACCTCTCCCTCTCGTCTAcgaccggcggcggcagcacgaCCTCGCCGGACAACTCGCTCGCGGTGCCGCGGCACATCGGCGACGCCAACCCGCGGCCGTCGAAATCGCCGCGCCACGCGAGCCACCAGTCGGTCACGTCGTCCATCTCCAACGAGACGGCGTCGGGCGAGTACCGCTACGGCCCGCCGCCACCCCAGCCGCAGGCCGCCCCGGCGAGCGGCTACCCGGCCCCGCCGCCGGAGACGAGCCCGCAGAGCCACCACCCCGCTCTCCCGCCGCCCCCGCAGGGCACTGCGGGCGGTTACGGCGCGCCCGCGGCGGATAACGGGGCGGGAGGAGCCAAcccggcagcagcggcagcagcggcggcggccgccgccaggGATTACATCCCGGCTTCGCAAggctgggcggcggcggcgacggccccGGGCGCCGCGGGTAGCGGGGATCCGGCCAACCCCGGCGGGGACCGGCCGTACGGGTATCCCGCGACGGCCGGAGGCAGTGCCGGGGGTCCTCCTCACGCGGTGAAGACGGACGGACACCCTCATGCCggcgctgcggcggcggcggcggcggtggggcAGGCGGGCGCGGCGCAGGCCGGATACGGGTACACTTGGAACGCGGCATAG